The genomic stretch gtcctggcgGGGGAGCGGAAAGGGCAGCTCATCCGTCCTGGAGGGCTGTGACAGCGGTCGATGGCGGTGACGGGGGCTGCGGTGACGGGGGCTGCGGTGACGGGGGCTGCGGTGGCGGCTCCGTGCCCTGCCGTGGTgtctggggaaactgaggcagccgcgggctgtgtcccttcccctGTGCTGTCCCCCGTGGGTGGCTTGTGCCAGGGCTGTGGGCCGTTGTGTCCCCGCTGTGTCCCATGTGCTGTGCCCGTGTCACGGCTGTGCCGTGTTTGTGTCCCTGTGTGCCGCTGCCACGTCCCGAGGCTGTCCTGGGGCCACGCGTGTGCCGTGGCTGCGTGTCGCATCCGTGTCCCTGTGCCGTGGCTGCCTGTCACCTCTGTGCCTGTGTGCCCTGCCCCGCGTGCCGTGGCTGCGTGTCACATCCGTGGCCATGTGCCATTGCCATGTGCCACACGCCACGGCTGTGGCTGCGTGCCGTGTCCCTGCACCGTGGCCGCGTGTCACACCCGTGCCCGTGTGGCATTGCCATGTGCCGCACGCCGTGcccgtgtccccgtgtcccaTCCGTGTCCCCCGTGCTCCGTCCGTGCCCCGTGCCCGCACCCCAGCCCCTCGGTGCGCCAGGCtctgccaagggacggtgacaAGGTGCTGGCAcgtgtccctggggctgggggccggTGGAGgcggtgaggggggggggctgccggggtcCTGCCGTGCCCGTGGGTCGGTCACGGGTGAGGGAGGAGCCAGCAGCCCCCCCGGAGGCTATAAAACCCCAGGCAGGTGAAGGAGCCTTCGCGTCCCCAGAACTGTCACCCCgctgccaggccctgcctgTCACCTCCCGCCGCCTCCATCGTGAGTGCGGGGACAGCGTGGGGACGGGGctggggtcttggggggggggggggtcccgtggAGGGGAGGTGTCCCCTTGGGATGGCTGGAACTCCTGGGAGGGAGATGTCCCCTTGGGGACGTggagggggggtgtccctggtGGGGAGGCATCCCTTGGGTTGGACTGGGGTCTTTGGGGTCCTTTGGGGTGGGAGATGTCCCTTGGGGTGGGAGATGTCCCTTGGGGatgctggggcggggggtgtcTCTGGGGGGAGATGTCCCCTTTGGGAGATGGGGGGGGTCGCCGGGGTCCCCAGGAGGGATGTGTCCCCTTGGGGACTTACAGGGGTTGTCCTTGGAGATCCCTGGGAGCAAGATGTTCCTTTGGGGAGAATGGATGAGgtccctgggggtccctgggaggGAGGTGGCCCCCTGGGGACGTTGGAGGTGTGtctggggggtccctgggaggTGGCCccttggggacattgggggggtgtctgtggggtCCCTAGGAGGGAGGTGGCCCCTTGGGGACATTGTGGGGTCTCTGGAAATCCCTGGGGGTGAGATGTCCCtttggggaggtggggtggtCTCCAGAAGGGAGATGACTCCGTGGGGACATGTGGGGGGTCCCTGGAGGGAAGATgccccttgggggggggggggctgtggtcCTGGATTGGGGAGGGAGACATCCCCTTGGGGAGCAGGGTGCCCTGGGGGTGCGATGTCCCTGCAGGGGACGGGGTCCTCCGGGTGAGACACCTCTGTGGGCTCGGGGGGACACATGGGGGCTTTGGTGGGGGGCAGAGCTGCTCCGAGCTGGGACGGGGGTACCCGAGGGCGACGGGAGTGATGGACACAGAGCTGCCCCCCCGTCCCCACGCAGATGATGACGTCCCCGAGGCCGTGGCGCGTGCTGGTGGCCGTGGCCCTCTGCGCCCTGCTGTTCCTGGGCACGCTGGCGGCTGCGTACCCCCCCAAGCCCGAAAGCCCCGGGGACGACGCCTCCCCCGAGGAGATGGCCAAGTACTTCTCGGCCCTTCGCCACTACATCAACCTGGTGACGCGGCAGAGGTGAGCGCGGGTTGAGCGGGAGCACGCGCGTGCGAGCCCGGTGGCGCTCGTGCGAGCCCCTTTGCACGCGGAGGCAAGTCCCCGTTTGCACGCTCGTGCCTGCCCTTttgcatccccccccccccccccgtgcgcCCCGTTGCGCGCACCCGGCGGTTCCCGTTCGCACGCTTGCGCGCGCTCCTTTGCACGCGCTCGTGCGCGCGTGGGGTCCCACGTTTGCGCGCCCACGTGTGCCGTGTCCCGCAGGTACGGCAAACGCGCCAGCCCTGAGTCCCTGGTGTCGGAGCTGCTCCTCGGGGCCAGCAGTGACAGGTCACGGTGAGTGTcctcgtccccgtccccgtcgcCCCGTGGACAGGGAAAGGGGCTTGCACCCTCTCCTgcaccctggggtggggggcctgggggtAGTTTGGGGTCCCAGAGAGCATTGGGGGTCTCGTGTCCCTCCCCTTTTCTCATGCCAGCTCTTCTCCGCAGGTACGACGATGACTCCGCGTGGTGaccgacccccccagcccccccgtcccccaaatcctccccgTCTCTCCGCATCTCCCTAAAGGACCCGGGGCTCCACCGCAGGGTGGGTCCCAGCACCCGGGGTCAGCGTGGGTCCCCCCCCGCCGGGAGGGCCGGGGACCCCCAGAGCCTGGCCCGGGGGGTGTCCCGCTGGGGGGGGCCCTGACCCCGTCTCCTCCCCACCGCTGTCAGGGGGGTCCCGCATGGTCCCTCAGCGGCAATAAAGAGCACGATCGTGGGCACCCGTCTGGGTTGTGTGTGCTGGagggaggggtgcagggggggtggaggggtgcgggggggatggaggggtgcgggagggatggagagaggggtgcaggggagatggaggggtgcaggggaatggagaggggtgcaggggagatggaggggtgcggggggatggaggggtgtggggggatggaggggtgcagggggggatggagagaggggtgcaggggagatggaggggtgcggggggatggaggggtgtggggggatggaggggtgcagggggggatggagagaggggtgcaggggagatggaggggtgcaggggagatggaggggtgcaggggaatggagaggggtgcaggggagatggaggggtgcggggggatggaggggtgcAGGGGAATGGAGAGGGGTGCGGGGGAGATGGAGGGGTGcgggagggatggagagaggggtgcaggggagatggaggggtgcaggggggatGGAGAGGTGTAAGGGAGATGGAGGAGTATGGGGGATGGAGAGAGGCTTgcaggggagatggaggggtACAGGGGGGATGGAGGGGTACAGGGGGGATGGAGAGAGGGGTGCAGGGGAGATGGAGGAGTACAGGGGGATGGAGAGAGGCGTgcaggggagatggaggggtgcagggtggatggaggagagcaggggagaTGGAaggaggggtgcaggggaggatggaggggtACAGGGGGGATGGAGAGAGGGGTGCAGGGGAGATGGAGGAGTACAGGGAGGAtggaggggtgcaggggagATGGAGGAGTACGGGGGGATGGAGAGAGGCGTgcaggggagatggaggggtacaggggggatggaggggtgcagggtggacggaggagagcaggggagaTGGAGAAGTGCAGGGGAGATGGAaggaggggtgcagggggtgcaggagggatggagagaaggATGCaggggaggatggggggggggtgaggctGGGTGGAAGGAATAAGGGACAGGGGACCCactggggtgcaggggtggagggctggggagagatgtggggagtggggggggtggAAGGGTCCACGGGGGAGTAGATGGAGGAGTGGAACGGGGGGAGGGATGGAAGATctggggggtgggagtgggTGCACTGGGGGGTTGGGGAACACTGGAGTTGGATGCTGGGGTGCGCTGGGTGCAGGGGTGCACCGGGTGTGGGGGTAGCGGGGGGCAGTGGCTGGGGGTTCTGGGGCGCACTGGGTGCGGGGGGGATACGCTATCAATGGGTGTTGGGGTGCACGGGTGTGGGGGCGTGCTGGGTGGGGGGCTGCAGTGATGCTGGGGTTCATGGGGCACGGGTACATTcgtggtgggtgctggggtgcacTGGGTGTGGGGTACACTGGTGGTGGGTGCTGACAcccaccgtggggtccctgtGGGGACTGTGGCTGTCAGGGGCTGtgtcagggctgggctgggtgtcCCCCACCCCTCTGACCCCCCAGCCTGGCCcgtggggggagtggggggacaGTAACGTCCTCGGTCATGGCCACAGAGGggggctggctgctgtcccccacccccagctctgcctcccacTGTCCCCCTGTCCTTCCatcccccccctcaccccaacGTCGCACCCTCCACCCACCTggcccccccccgctgcccatCCATCCGTCTGCCCCCCCCAGCGTCCCTCTGTCCcactccccatccctctgtccatccctcactgtccctctgtcctgctgcccaCCCCTCCCGCCAGCCTCCACCCTTGCACCCCACCAgcctcccccagctctgcccctctgtccccactcctgtccctctgtccccactcctgtccctctgtccccacaGCCGTCCCTTGGTCCATCTGTGGGGCTGAGATGCTCTGGGGACCGACGCCGGACACCCGTGTCCGTGTCCTcggtcctgccaggaccccccccagcccaaggTCAAACATTAACCAGGGCTATGCGAGGGGCCACGTGTccctgtcaccccccccccacggtCCCTGTCCCCCTCGATggcccctgtcccccccccggccacgTGGCCACCCGGCCACAGGTGCTGTGTGACAGGGTGACATCAgcgggggggacagggggggaTATAAGGGCCAGCACTGCGGTGGCAGCGGTGTCACCAGGAGTCGACGGCAgcgtccccccccaccccggtctCGCCACGTCCCTCTGTCTCGCCGTGTCTCCGTGCCACCGCTCGTGGAAGCAGGTGAGTGGGGCCGGGGACTTGTCCCCCgtggggggccggggctggggaggggggtgggtgACAGCACCCGTGCTGGGGGACGAGGcgctggaggtgggggggggggggggtgcgggagCGTGCAAGGATGTGCCAAACGGGGTGTGCACGAGGGTGTGAAACGGGTGTGCGCGAGGCTGAGCGTGCGCGCCTGCGTGTAGGGGCGTGAAACGCGGCGCGCGCGCCCGCGTGCTTGAgggtgagctgggggggggggtgcgcgcTCCGGGAGCGCGGCTTTTTCGTGCACGCTGGGAGCGGGGAGAGCGTGCGCGTGTGCGTGAGTGTGCGTGAGCGTGCACGTGAGCGTGCACCGCTAGACGGCTGTACGCCCACGCGTGCTGGAGGAGTGGAAGGTTTGTGCGCGTGCGCGAGCGCTCCCGCAGCATAGACGGGTGTCTGCGAGCGTGCAAGGGGGTGCGCGTGTGTGCACGGCTCTGTGCGCGTGTGCGCACGGCCTCAGGAGCGGAGGTCCGGCGTGCACGCCTGGGCGCGTGCCGAGCGCCGCGGACTCGAAGGcgcgtggggagggggggggggtgtccgcGTGTGCACACGCGCGCGTGCGCGTCGGCGTGCGTGCAGGCGGGTGGCGTGCGTGCGGCGCGGTGCCGTCGGCGGAGCCTGAGGCCGCTGCGTGCGATGCAGCCATGGCTCCCCGCTggccctccctgctgctcctcgcCTGCGCCCTGGCGCTGCTGGCCGGGCACCCTGGCACCGCCGGCCCCGCGCAGCCCACCTACCCCGGGGACGACGCGCCCGTCGAGGACCTCGTCCGCTTCTACAACGACCTCCAGCAGTACCTCAACGTGGTCACGCGGCACCGGTGAgcggcgaggcggcggcgggggcatGGCTGCGGGACCCCCCCGTGACGCGCTGCCCGCTTGCGACGTGCTCCCCGTTGCAATGTACTCCCTGCAGCGATGCGCTGCCCCGTTGCGACGTGCTCCCTACTGCGACGTACTCCCTGTTGCAACATATTCCCCAGTGCAACGCACCCCTTGTTGCGAAGCGCTCCCTGTTGCAGTCCTTTTACCTGCTGCGACCAGATCTTTGTTGCTCCCCCTTGCAGCGCGCTCCCCATTGCAATGCGCTCCCCGTTGCAGCGCGCTCCCAGTTGCAGCGCACTCCCTGTTGCGGCGTGCTCCCCGTTGCAGCACACTTCCCACTGCAACACACTCTGCACTGCTGCATGGTCCCCATTGCAGCGTGCTTCCCACTGCAATGTGCTCCCCGTTGCAGCACGCTCCCTCGTTGCAACACGCCGCCTGTCGCAACGTgatctcctgctgcagccagctcccTTCTGCAAGGAGCTCCCCCATCGCAGCACACCATTGCACCGTGCGGCCTCGTCGCAACCTGCCCAACTTCTGCAACCAGCTCCCCGTTGCAGTGCAACTCCCGCTGCAACGCGCTCCCAGCTGCAACTTGCTCCTGTTGCCACACCCTTCCCATTGCAATGCGCTCCCCGCTGCAGCGCACTCCCTCGTTGCAACACGCTACCTGTTGCAATGTGCTCTCCAGCTGCAACCAGCTCCCTTCCGCAGTGAGTTCCCCCATCGCAGCACACCATTGCACCATGCGGCCTCATTGCAacctgcccagctgctgcaaCCGGCTCCCTGTTGCAGTGCAATTGCTGCTGCAATGCGCTCCCTGCTGCAACTTGCTCCCATTGCCATGCGCTTCCCATTGCAACATGCTCCCCACTGCAGCGCGCTGCCCATTGCAGCATGCATCCCATTGCAATGTGCTCCCCACTGCAGCACACCCCCTCGTTGCAACACGCTACCTGTTGCAACgtgctctcctgctgcaacCAGCTCCCTTCCGCAGTGAGTTCCCCCATCGCAGCACACCATTGCACCATGCGGCCTCATTGCAACCTGCCCCGCTGCTGCAACCGGCTCCCTGTTGGGGTGCAATTCCCGCTGCAAAGCGCTCCCTGTTGCAGTGCAATTCCCGCTGCAACACGCTCCCTGCTGCAACTTGCTCCCGTTGCAACGTGTTCCCCGTTGCAGCGCGCTGCTCCCCTGCAACCCGCTCCTCCGCTGCACCCTTTGCTCGCTGCAGCCGGCTTCCCCCCCGTTGCACCGTGCTCCCCATTGCATGGTGCCGCCCCCCGGTAACGCGTTCGCCCCTCGCAGGTACGGCAAGCGGTCGGGCAGCCGGGTGCTGTGCGAGGAGCCCTTCGGTGCCGCAGGGTGCTGAGCCCCCAGGTGAGGGGTGGCAGGTGGGGGTCTGCACAGCGACcgagctgggaggggggggactgggggacGGATGCTGGGTGAACGCCCCAGCACCacccgtgcctcagtttccccaacaGGCATCACCCTGGGTGGAGGTGGGGGAGCCCCAGGGTGGGGGacgtggggtggggggaggctcCGGGGGGGCACtgaggggtgctggggtgctgaCCCCCTCTCATTGCAGGGACGCTGCCGGGGCAGAGCGGGTGAAGAGGAGCCCGGCGGGGTGTAGCACCCACGGCACCCGCTGCACCCACGACACCCACTGCACCCGTGGCACCTGCTGCACCCACGGCACCCACGGCACCCACGGCACCCATCaccccggggccgggctggTCCCCCAGCAATAAACCCCCTTGCAGccacctcctgcctctgcctgctcaggggacggggacacctggggggcactggggctggcagggctggggacactggggacagctgtgctggggacactgggactggggacactgggggtggggacactgggggtggggacactgggggtgGCTGtgttggggacactggggacactgggggtggctgtgctggggacgCTCgggctggggacactggggctggggacactggTGGTACTGggggtggctgtgctggggacactggggctggggacactgggggtgGCTGtgttggggacactgggggtggggacactgggggtgGCTGtgttggggacactgggggtggggacactgggggtggctgtgctggggacactgggactggggacactggggctGGGAACACgggctggggacactggggacagctgtgctggggacactgggactggggacactgggggtggctgtgctggggacactggggacactgaGGACACTggggtggctgtgctggggacactgggggtggggacactgggggtgGCTGtgttggggacactggggacactgggggtggctgtgctggggatgctggggacactgggggtggctgtgctggggacgCTCgggctggggacactggggctggggacactTGGGGTGACTGTGTTGGGGACACTGGGGCTGGGAACACTGGTGGTACTGggggtggctgtgctggggacactggggctggggacactggggatgGCTGTGTTGGGGacactggggctggggacactggggctGGGAACACgggctggggacactgggggtgGCTGTGTTGGGGacactggggctggggacactgggggtgGCTGtgttggggacactgggggtgGGGACACTGAgggcactggggctggggacactgATGCTGGTTGTGCTGGGCACTGTGGAGGCACCAGTGAGGGGGCACTGGGAATACTggtgctggggacactggggatgctgggacTGGGGACACCGGTACTGGGACATGGCGTGGGGTGCCCCACTGCTGGGGTGTCGGTGTCAGCACTGGGGGTTCCCCCCCCGTGGGACAAAatgtggggttgggggggggcctCGTCTGTCCCTGCACACGTCTGCGGTGCGCTCGCACACGCGTGTGTAAGCACACACCCACGTGCACGAGGGTGCCCCAGCGTGCCCGGCCACCCCACGCCTGCGCGGCCGTCCCCGTCGGTGCCAGTCACgcgtccccagcacccccacgGGTGAGTGTTCACCAGGCCGGGGcttgcacacgcgtgtgcgagCACCCCTCGGgtgtgcgtgggggggggggtgcaggtgAGAGTGGGGTGGCTCGTGCTGGGAGCCCCAGGGCGCGTGTGTGCCACGGGGCTGCGTGCACGGGGcctgcacacgcgtgtgcaaggcgggggggggaaggggggggtcgTTGCTGGGAGCGCGCGCGTGCAGGTGCGTGCGCACACGAGCGGGGCGCGGTCCCTTTAAATCcgcgcccccccctccccgcgcccccaccccccccccccgccgcggttGCCACGGCAACAGCGCGGACccgcgcgccccccccccccgcccgcccccttAAAGGGGCCGAGCCCCTGCTGttctcccctccccaagccGCGGGAGGCTGCGTGGCTGCGTGCGTGGGgagggtgtgtggggggggctCCCACGGGTGAGCACGCACGGGGGAGCGGGTGTGGGTGTGCACGCGGGTGTGCAAGCCGGGGTGAGCGGGTACGGGGGGGGTGCACGCacggggaaggcgggggggggggagagcacGCCCCGTGGGTTTGCACGCGAGCGTGAGCACGCAGGGGGTGCGTGTGCGGTGCggcgggtgggggggtggtCTGCACGCGCGTGTGAGCATGCACGGGGACGCGTGCCGGCACGCccgcgtggggggggggggcggtgtgcGGGCcacacgcgcgtgtgcgcgccCGCGGCCCTGCGGGCTGTGCACGAGCGCGCGCGCCGGACGTGTTTCTCGGCACGCGGGCGCGTGCAAAGCCGCGTGTGCGGCAACCGCCCACGCCTGGCGCGAGCGCACCCACgcacactccccccccccttcccacgCGGGTGTGCAAAGCGTTTGCACGCACCGAAGCCGACGCGGCGGCACCGTCCTCCGCGTCCCTTGTACACGCGTGTGCAAGGCTCCCCGTCTGCACGCgtgggccgggggggggggggggcgcggtaCCCGGATcttgaggggggggggacgaccggggaagcgggggggggcaggcgggaggcccggctccgccgcccgcAGCCATGAGCGGCCCCGGTGGTGGGTCCCCGCCGGCCGGTCCCGTCCCCGCTATCGCCCCCCTGGGCCCCCAAGGtacgggggggggacacgcacacgggggggggggcggtggggggggtgaTGCCACGCA from Buteo buteo chromosome 9, bButBut1.hap1.1, whole genome shotgun sequence encodes the following:
- the LOC142035063 gene encoding peptide YY-like — encoded protein: MMTSPRPWRVLVAVALCALLFLGTLAAAYPPKPESPGDDASPEEMAKYFSALRHYINLVTRQRYGKRASPESLVSELLLGASSDRSRYDDDSAW
- the LOC142035064 gene encoding pancreatic polypeptide encodes the protein MAPRWPSLLLLACALALLAGHPGTAGPAQPTYPGDDAPVEDLVRFYNDLQQYLNVVTRHRYGKRSGSRVLCEEPFGAAGC